A portion of the Gigantopelta aegis isolate Gae_Host chromosome 10, Gae_host_genome, whole genome shotgun sequence genome contains these proteins:
- the LOC121382644 gene encoding glucans biosynthesis glucosyltransferase H-like, translated as MKRTKRVFIYFTFWILLALAFTVLNILNIDWTQTHVAHGIVLILILGVLQGSVMEFPVQTIVTLVVGGEKRQSVKVPDDTLTLVLNYNLLAVAKDDIDECMQTMYEAYMGNLSERISAVLVSATNDDELKKYELEVRDNYRALIYDELFREGLNFAHDEPVDPLHVKHVWSRFRGMDRGLFLQQHLDQICDRFAREFMVIHRVSRVLRKCGQYQDLMLLSEGDDEAYTYTDPDYYGRQARPYGQPLFYDSEDVENIFGRRYDYTLVLDGDTGVRKDTVFELLQIAAAHPDRGIIQPSIELIATSNDTMFMHMERMRQAIYEPMTNAVMSFLGQSSYFGKAMIKNSIYIENVIGFRENVIERVPIDVLSHDTFEAALLQPLYVSSIQLLEAPSYNYVSWNIRERRWNRGEVLLSIYFWKNIIGRPMRWLQKKIQGDKFNATKLRTESNLDFVTSYIAHSALRQMFMKPTLLVYILINYSAQLRYKYASVIIIMFLIVIFPKFATCTRKNYKYVFFETLASILQFTPEAMVGCVRIVRAVHANISASVKWVPQRAVEEEFKKSNPFLSSLKHLWGYSLFSVICALLVGFFAPDSLLILFMLITLFFLPLYTGFTSLTKNLRSSRAVSDQYRQNLETGISIISQPDYDKKSGKTAFTNLALAFTPKTLDPFRLENQSLFHQASAPMSEVY; from the coding sequence ATGAAAAGAACGAAGCGAGTGTTTATCTACTTCACTTTCTGGATATTACTGGCGTTGGCCTTCACCGTGCTGAACATTCTCAACATAGACTGGACGCAGACGCACGTGGCTCATGGGATTGTACTGATTCTCATTCTTGGAGTCCTGCAAGGGTCCGTCATGGAATTCCCCGTGCAGACGATAGTGACGCTGGTGGTTGGAGGCGAGAAACGGCAGAGCGTCAAGGTACCAGACGACACTCTGACGTTGGTGCTGAACTACAACCTCCTAGCCGTCGCCAAGGACGACATAGACGAGTGCATGCAGACGATGTACGAGGCTTACATGGGGAACCTGTCGGAGAGGATTTCGGCCGTTCTCGTCAGCGCCACGAACGACGACGAGCTGAAGAAGTACGAATTGGAGGTGCGGGACAATTACCGCGCACTCATCTACGACGAACTGTTCCGGGAAGGTCTCAACTTCGCCCACGACGAACCCGTCGACCCACTGCACGTGAAGCACGTGTGGTCCAGATTTCGAGGCATGGACAGAGGTCTGTTTCTTCAGCAGCACTTGGATCAGATCTGCGACAGGTTTGCTCGAGAGTTTATGGTCATCCACAGAGTTTCCCGGGTCCTGCGCAAGTGCGGCCAGTACCAGGATCTGATGCTTCTGTCTGAAGGCGACGACGAGGCGTACACGTACACCGATCCTGATTATTACGGAAGGCAGGCAAGACCTTACGGCCAACCTCTCTTCTACGACTCTGAGGATGTGGAAAACATTTTCGGTCGTAGGTACGACTACACGTTAGTTCTAGACGGCGATACTGGTGTTCGGAAAGACACTGTGTTCGAGCTGTTGCAGATAGCCGCCGCGCATCCTGATCGAGGAATCATTCAGCCTTCAATCGAACTGATTGCAACGTCTAATGATACGATGTTCATGCATATGGAACGTATGCGTCAGGCAATTTACGAACCCATGACAAACGCAGTCATGTCCTTTCTTGGTCAGTCGTCCTATTTCGGAAAGGCCATGATAAAGAATAGCATTTACATTGAAAACGTGATCGGGTTCAGAGAAAACGTTATCGAGAGAGTTCCAATCGATGTGTTGAGTCACGATACATTCGAAGCGGCTCTTCTGCAACCGCTGTACGTTTCGTCTATCCAACTGCTGGAAGCGCCGTCTTACAACTACGTGTCGTGGAACATTCGGGAAAGACGGTGGAACAGAGGAGAGGTACTTTTGTCGATCTACTTCTGGAAAAATATCATCGGCAGGCCGATGAGGTGGCTTCAGAAGAAGATCCAGGGAGATAAGTTCAACGCTACAAAACTGAGAACAGAATCAAACTTAGACTTCGTGACTTCATACATTGCTCATTCGGCGCTGAGGCAGATGTTCATGAAGCCCACGTTACTGGTATACATCCTAATCAACTACAGCGCACAGCTCAGGTATAAATACGCGtcagtcatcatcatcatgttccTCATAGTGATATTTCCCAAATTTGCAACGTGCACGAGAAAAAACTATAAGTATGTCTTCTTCGAAACGTTGGCATCAATTCTGCAGTTCACGCCGGAAGCCATGGTTGGGTGCGTGCGCATTGTGCGTGCTGTCCACGCAAACATTAGTGCCAGTGTGAAATGGGTTCCCCAGAGAGCCGTAGaagaagaatttaaaaaatcgaaTCCTTTCCTCTCCAGTTTGAAGCATCTGTGGGGTTATTCTCTCTTTTCTGTAATATGTGCACTTCTTGTTGGATTCTTTGCCCCCGACAGTCTTTTGATACTGTTCATGTTGATCACTCTGTTCTTCCTTCCATTGTACACGGGCTTTACGTCATTGACTAAGAATCTGAGATCTTCTAGAGCAGTATCAGACCAATACAGACAGAACTTGGAAACTGGAATTAGTATTATTTCGCAGCCAGACTACGACAAGAAGAGTGGAAAAACTGCATTCACAAATTTAGCACTGGCGTTCACACCAAAAACTCTTGATCCGTTTCGGCTTGAAAATCAATCACTCTTTCACCAGGCAAGTGCCCCTATGAGTGAAGTCTACTGA